The proteins below come from a single Parageobacillus toebii NBRC 107807 genomic window:
- a CDS encoding argininosuccinate synthase: protein MTNPKLVLAYSGGLDTSVAIKWLQERGYDVIACCLDLGEGKDLDFVKEKALKVGAIKSYVIDVKEEFADEYALIALQAHALYEGKYPLVSALSRPLIAKKLVEIAELEGAVAVAHGCTGKGNDQVRFEVSIKALNPNLEVIAPVREWSWSREEEIEYAKKHGIPIPVDLDSPFSIDQNLWGRSNECGILEDPWAAPPEEAYELTAALENTPDVPEIIEIGFEQGVPKTLNGKPYSLASLILELNAIAGKHGVGRIDHVENRLVGIKSREVYECPGAMTLIKAHKELEDLTLVKEVAHFKPIIEQKLAEVIYNGLWFSPIKDALVAFLKETQKNVTGVVRVKLFKGHAIIEGRKSEFSLYDEKLATYTADDQFDHQAAVGFISLYGLPTKVYSIVNNQKKVNV from the coding sequence ATGACGAATCCGAAACTTGTGCTGGCGTATTCCGGTGGTTTAGATACATCTGTTGCGATTAAGTGGCTGCAAGAGCGAGGTTATGATGTCATTGCTTGCTGTTTAGACCTTGGAGAAGGAAAAGATCTTGATTTCGTGAAAGAAAAAGCGTTAAAAGTCGGAGCGATTAAGTCATATGTTATTGATGTCAAGGAAGAATTTGCTGATGAATATGCGCTTATTGCATTGCAGGCACATGCGCTTTATGAAGGAAAATATCCGCTTGTCTCCGCCTTATCGCGCCCGCTTATCGCGAAAAAATTAGTGGAAATTGCGGAATTGGAAGGGGCGGTTGCCGTCGCGCACGGATGTACAGGAAAAGGAAACGACCAAGTTCGCTTTGAAGTATCCATTAAAGCGCTAAATCCAAATTTGGAAGTGATCGCGCCGGTTCGCGAATGGAGCTGGTCGCGTGAAGAGGAAATCGAGTATGCGAAAAAACATGGCATTCCGATTCCAGTCGATCTAGACAGTCCGTTTTCGATTGACCAAAACTTATGGGGCAGAAGCAACGAGTGCGGTATTTTAGAAGACCCTTGGGCGGCTCCGCCGGAAGAAGCATACGAATTAACGGCAGCGTTGGAGAATACACCGGATGTGCCGGAAATCATTGAAATCGGTTTTGAACAAGGCGTGCCGAAGACATTAAACGGCAAGCCGTATTCGCTCGCTTCGCTAATTTTGGAGTTAAACGCCATTGCCGGAAAACATGGGGTTGGACGCATCGACCATGTCGAAAACCGCCTAGTCGGCATTAAATCGCGCGAAGTGTATGAATGTCCTGGAGCGATGACGTTAATTAAGGCGCATAAAGAATTAGAAGACTTAACACTTGTAAAGGAAGTAGCGCATTTTAAACCGATTATCGAGCAAAAATTAGCGGAAGTCATTTACAACGGTTTGTGGTTCTCACCAATTAAAGACGCGCTTGTCGCTTTCTTAAAAGAAACGCAAAAGAACGTAACTGGCGTGGTGCGTGTGAAGCTGTTTAAAGGGCATGCGATTATCGAAGGGCGCAAATCAGAGTTCTCCTTATACGACGAAAAGCTTGCGACATATACGGCGGATGACCAATTTGATCATCAAGCGGCCGTTGGCTTTATTTCCTTGTACGGA